A stretch of the Sorangium aterium genome encodes the following:
- a CDS encoding DUF3565 domain-containing protein, translating into MRRSITGYHQDDANDWVAELSCGHGQHVRHKPPFLSRPWVVTPEGRASMLGTELDCVRCDRLEMPDGLVAYKRTADFDEATIPAGLRKNHSTKPGVWGMIHVISGRLRYRIDGLGGRELSLDPETPGIVAPEVLHHVDPDGPVRFFVEFRRKGG; encoded by the coding sequence ATGCGCCGATCGATCACGGGCTATCATCAGGACGATGCGAACGACTGGGTGGCCGAGCTGAGCTGTGGACATGGCCAGCACGTCCGGCACAAGCCGCCGTTCCTCTCGCGCCCCTGGGTCGTCACGCCCGAGGGCCGCGCCTCGATGCTCGGCACCGAGCTCGACTGCGTGCGCTGCGATCGGCTCGAGATGCCCGACGGGCTGGTCGCGTACAAGCGGACGGCCGATTTCGACGAGGCCACGATCCCTGCCGGCCTGCGAAAGAACCATTCCACCAAGCCCGGCGTATGGGGGATGATCCACGTGATCTCGGGGCGGCTCCGCTACCGGATCGATGGGCTGGGCGGTCGAGAGCTCTCTCTCGATCCAGAGACCCCGGGCATCGTCGCGCCCGAGGTGCTGCACCACGTCGACCCCGACGGCCCGGTGCGGTTCTTCGTGGAGTTTCGACGCAAGGGCGGGTGA
- the lspA gene encoding signal peptidase II: MARRVMGWVLILFTLALVGCDHATKAAAQAALERRGPLSIVPGVLDLRYAENRDMAFSLLRGIESPAKVAILFVCSILVLGVIIAGWWSSRRASATEQAGYALIVAGAIGNAIDRAFRGYVVDFIHLHSWPVFNVADMAIVAGGILLAIVMFRRARREPREVS, from the coding sequence ATGGCGCGACGTGTGATGGGCTGGGTCCTGATTCTGTTCACGCTGGCCCTGGTGGGGTGCGATCATGCGACCAAGGCGGCTGCGCAGGCCGCGCTGGAGCGGCGAGGTCCCCTGTCGATCGTGCCGGGCGTGCTCGATCTCCGCTACGCCGAGAACCGCGACATGGCCTTCAGCCTGCTCCGGGGCATCGAGTCGCCGGCGAAGGTGGCGATCCTCTTTGTGTGCTCGATCCTCGTCCTGGGCGTGATCATCGCGGGCTGGTGGAGCAGCCGCCGCGCCTCGGCCACCGAGCAGGCCGGGTACGCGCTCATCGTCGCCGGCGCGATCGGGAACGCGATCGATCGCGCCTTCCGCGGCTATGTCGTCGACTTCATCCACCTTCACAGCTGGCCGGTGTTCAACGTCGCTGACATGGCCATCGTGGCGGGCGGGATCCTGCTCGCGATCGTGATGTTCCGGCGTGCGCGCCGGGAGCCGCGCGAGGTGTCCTGA
- a CDS encoding Vgb family protein — protein sequence MKARQAEIIAERTFEGVESIHGVAFDGQAVWFAHGDRGDLVSAEPESGRVLRRLKAPASAGVAFDGRHLWVVGGGRIRKIDPSSGAALGEVPGFDATPVSGLAWADGALYAGIYRERKILKIDPERGAVLRTLVSDRLVTGVTWTDGDLWHGVMCEEEGAPSELRRVDPRSGEVLDRLALPESVRLSGVEADASGRMWCGDPATGKLRAVKRPRKAV from the coding sequence ATGAAAGCCCGGCAGGCCGAGATCATCGCGGAGCGCACGTTCGAGGGGGTGGAGTCGATTCACGGGGTCGCGTTCGACGGACAGGCGGTGTGGTTCGCGCACGGCGATCGCGGAGACCTCGTGTCCGCCGAGCCCGAGAGCGGCCGCGTGCTGCGTCGCCTGAAGGCGCCCGCGAGCGCCGGGGTGGCGTTCGACGGGCGCCACCTGTGGGTCGTCGGGGGCGGCAGGATCCGGAAGATCGATCCCTCGAGCGGGGCCGCGCTCGGCGAGGTGCCGGGCTTCGACGCGACGCCCGTGAGCGGGCTCGCGTGGGCCGACGGCGCGCTCTATGCGGGCATCTACCGCGAGCGGAAGATCCTCAAGATCGATCCCGAGCGCGGGGCCGTCCTCCGCACGCTCGTCTCCGATCGGCTCGTCACAGGCGTCACGTGGACCGACGGCGATCTCTGGCACGGCGTGATGTGCGAGGAGGAGGGCGCACCGTCGGAGCTCCGCCGCGTCGATCCCCGGAGCGGCGAGGTCCTGGACCGGCTCGCGCTGCCGGAGAGCGTGCGCCTCTCCGGCGTCGAGGCCGACGCGAGCGGCCGCATGTGGTGCGGCGACCCGGCGACAGGCAAGCTCCGCGCGGTGAAGAGGCCGCGAAAGGCGGTCTGA
- a CDS encoding helix-turn-helix domain-containing protein, which produces MSRSVGARRRACDAAAMDATAEVPAELGALAARSLAAGDALDALNVVGPFGGPHALALRGIALAQMGAYPEAKAALGRAARAFAAAGAERARARASAALAEIALAQRELGEARQGLVEAGDALERAGDLTNAAWARLGAARAALLEGRVAEAERALAAAEATVTSDAPVFTRAALALVRAEAHARLVRASSARRAAEQAAAWARASGHPLLITEAERFLRAHDEPVARRVQGGRDEPVRLADVEALVAAPAGRVVVDALRRRVLDGGEVRADLARRPVLFALIEALARAHPAAIASDDLARSAFGVRAVNESHRRRLRVEVGRLRAAIHGAGVVRALGNAYRWELGAGVEVVVLAPLDPGDAAAIRALLSDGAAWSAAAIGAALGKSARTVQRALAELSLARAVEVTGSGPSRRYARPRAALSIASQMLLLGLALPG; this is translated from the coding sequence ATGTCGCGATCCGTTGGCGCGCGCCGCCGGGCGTGCGACGCTGCCGCGATGGATGCGACGGCCGAGGTCCCCGCCGAGCTCGGCGCGCTGGCGGCCCGCTCGCTCGCGGCGGGCGACGCGCTCGACGCGCTCAATGTGGTCGGCCCCTTCGGAGGGCCACACGCGCTCGCGCTCCGCGGGATCGCGCTCGCGCAGATGGGCGCCTATCCGGAGGCGAAGGCAGCGCTCGGCCGCGCCGCGCGGGCGTTCGCGGCGGCGGGCGCCGAGCGCGCCCGGGCGCGCGCGAGCGCCGCCCTCGCGGAGATCGCGCTCGCGCAGCGGGAGCTCGGCGAGGCGCGCCAGGGGCTCGTCGAGGCGGGTGACGCCCTCGAGCGCGCCGGCGATCTCACGAACGCGGCGTGGGCTCGCCTGGGCGCGGCGCGGGCCGCGCTCCTCGAAGGCCGCGTCGCCGAGGCGGAGCGCGCGCTCGCGGCCGCCGAGGCCACGGTCACGAGCGACGCGCCGGTGTTCACCAGGGCCGCGCTGGCGCTCGTGCGCGCCGAGGCGCACGCGCGGCTCGTGCGCGCGTCCTCGGCGCGGCGCGCCGCCGAGCAGGCCGCGGCGTGGGCGCGGGCGAGCGGACACCCGCTGCTCATCACCGAGGCCGAGCGCTTCCTCCGCGCGCACGACGAGCCCGTGGCGCGCCGCGTCCAGGGTGGCCGCGACGAGCCCGTGCGCCTCGCCGATGTCGAGGCCCTGGTCGCCGCGCCTGCGGGGCGGGTCGTCGTGGACGCGCTCCGCCGCCGCGTCCTCGACGGCGGCGAGGTGCGGGCCGACCTCGCGCGCCGACCGGTCCTGTTCGCCCTGATCGAGGCGCTCGCGCGCGCCCATCCGGCGGCGATCGCGAGCGACGACCTCGCGCGTTCGGCGTTCGGCGTTCGCGCGGTCAACGAGTCCCATCGGCGGCGGCTGCGCGTCGAGGTGGGGCGCCTGCGCGCCGCGATCCACGGCGCCGGGGTCGTGCGGGCGCTCGGGAACGCGTACCGCTGGGAGCTCGGCGCGGGCGTGGAGGTGGTCGTCCTCGCGCCGCTCGATCCGGGCGACGCGGCCGCCATCCGCGCGCTCCTCTCGGACGGCGCCGCGTGGAGCGCCGCGGCCATCGGCGCCGCGCTCGGCAAGAGCGCGCGCACGGTGCAGCGCGCGCTGGCGGAGCTCTCGCTCGCGCGCGCGGTCGAGGTCACCGGCAGCGGCCCCTCGCGGCGCTACGCGAGGCCCCGAGCGGCGCTGTCGATCGCGTCACAGATGTTGCTCCTCGGGCTCGCGCTTCCTGGTTGA
- a CDS encoding DUF899 domain-containing protein, which yields MSRAKVVSREEWLAARLALLEREKEHDRRRDALSAARRELPWVRVEKAYVFDAPSGKLTLRELFGERRQLLVYHFMFAPSWDEGCKSCSYVADNIQGGHVHLAARDTAYCAVSRAPLAKIEPFKARMGWTFPWVSSGETDFNYDYHVSFREEERARGDMEYNFKKASSPFPEAPGLSVFAREGDEVFHTYSTYARGLDVLIGTYNYLDLTPLGRDEAALPHTMSWVRHHDRYPTT from the coding sequence ATGAGCCGCGCCAAGGTCGTTTCGAGGGAAGAGTGGCTGGCGGCGCGCCTCGCGCTGCTGGAGAGAGAGAAAGAGCACGACCGGCGGCGCGACGCGCTGAGCGCCGCGCGCCGCGAGCTGCCGTGGGTGAGGGTCGAGAAGGCGTATGTGTTCGACGCGCCTTCAGGCAAGCTGACGCTGCGCGAGCTCTTCGGCGAGCGCCGGCAGCTCCTCGTCTACCATTTCATGTTCGCGCCGAGCTGGGACGAGGGCTGCAAGAGCTGCTCGTACGTGGCCGACAACATCCAGGGTGGCCACGTCCACCTCGCCGCCCGCGACACGGCGTATTGCGCCGTCTCCCGCGCGCCGCTCGCCAAGATCGAGCCGTTCAAGGCGCGAATGGGCTGGACGTTCCCGTGGGTCTCCTCGGGCGAGACGGACTTCAACTATGACTATCACGTCTCGTTCCGTGAGGAGGAGCGCGCTCGAGGCGATATGGAGTACAACTTCAAGAAGGCGAGCTCCCCCTTCCCGGAGGCTCCTGGGCTGAGCGTGTTCGCCCGCGAAGGCGATGAGGTCTTCCACACCTACTCGACCTACGCGCGCGGGCTCGATGTCCTGATCGGCACCTACAACTACCTGGATCTCACGCCCCTGGGCCGCGACGAGGCCGCGCTGCCTCACACGATGTCGTGGGTCCGCCATCACGATAGGTATCCCACGACGTGA
- a CDS encoding FAD-dependent oxidoreductase has product MGQHRAIVIGTGFGGAVSACRLAQAGFAVTVFERGRRYDQKVPEFPRGRLDQWLWEKTRGLYDVRPIDQMRVVQSAGYGGGSLIYANVHLRAPSEVFARGWPEGYSRAALDAYYDLVAYMLDIQPITRSPGGLPPKTRQMSEALTKLRRKEQLFYPPLAINFSNKPGLHPNKFGVLQGGCVECGDCTIGCVHRSKNTLDMNYLPLAERAGATMRTECEVTLIEPLSGAEGPRYRVAYRDHGRGGQELFEEAEHVFVCAGSLGSTELLLRCKEAGALPRLSAQLGAGYSGNGDLLALGFDVAAPFEPASGPPITAGVVYAGGPGRDQAWFLIEDGGFPRQLWPIIKLSRPHIDWRSWPAAALDRPWATPAEPPTGAALDEIMRAASEREPPPVTPEEMRNTAMFLGMGRDLANGRLELVRGGKLSVRWDVPSNLLLYSVEERLAQDIVAQLGGAYAVSPFWRFAHLPITVHSLGGCRMSDSEEHGVTSGLGEVFNYPNLFVLDGAILPAATGVNPSHTIAAVTERNIERIIRRITGEPGWTPPERAHAAPYADPLTAIAIPAAGTAPPRHPGLGLTFRERLSGSWESTPGAAADRRAAPRQVRLHLRITISYLARFISDSAHPGLVTGTLSAGGLTAGETPIREGVWNLFVATGTGPEREIRYVLPFDGADGRRFTLRGARVFRPRSAFALWRLWRESVVLPFRIQEGDDEHGSAVGEGVARLRPIDVVLLLLSFRVSGAAALSDKARALFGFVAFFLLSLLRIARGRSSGAIEQ; this is encoded by the coding sequence ATGGGACAGCATCGAGCGATCGTGATCGGGACGGGTTTTGGTGGAGCGGTCTCCGCCTGTCGCCTCGCGCAGGCCGGATTTGCGGTGACCGTGTTCGAGCGCGGCCGCCGGTACGACCAGAAGGTCCCCGAGTTTCCGAGAGGTCGACTCGATCAGTGGCTCTGGGAAAAGACGAGAGGGCTGTATGACGTCCGGCCTATCGATCAGATGCGCGTCGTGCAGTCGGCGGGCTACGGCGGCGGCTCCCTGATCTACGCCAACGTGCACCTGCGCGCGCCGTCGGAGGTCTTCGCGCGCGGGTGGCCCGAGGGCTACAGCCGCGCGGCGCTCGATGCATACTACGACCTGGTCGCCTACATGCTGGACATCCAGCCGATCACCCGCTCGCCGGGCGGACTGCCGCCGAAGACGCGGCAGATGTCCGAGGCGCTCACCAAGCTGCGCCGCAAGGAGCAGCTCTTCTATCCGCCGCTGGCGATCAATTTCTCCAATAAGCCGGGGCTCCACCCGAACAAGTTCGGGGTGTTGCAGGGCGGGTGCGTCGAGTGCGGCGACTGCACCATCGGCTGCGTCCATCGGTCGAAGAACACCCTGGACATGAACTATCTCCCGCTTGCGGAGCGCGCTGGCGCGACGATGCGCACGGAGTGCGAGGTCACGCTGATAGAGCCGCTCTCCGGCGCGGAGGGACCACGGTACCGCGTCGCGTACCGCGATCACGGGCGCGGCGGACAGGAGCTGTTCGAGGAGGCCGAGCACGTCTTCGTCTGCGCGGGCTCGCTCGGCTCGACCGAGCTGCTCCTGCGTTGCAAGGAGGCGGGCGCGCTGCCTCGGCTCAGCGCGCAGCTCGGCGCGGGGTACTCGGGCAACGGGGATCTGCTCGCCCTCGGCTTCGATGTCGCCGCTCCGTTCGAGCCGGCGAGCGGGCCGCCCATCACCGCCGGCGTCGTCTACGCGGGCGGCCCCGGGCGCGACCAGGCGTGGTTCTTAATCGAAGACGGCGGCTTCCCGAGGCAGCTCTGGCCGATCATCAAGCTCTCGAGGCCGCACATCGACTGGCGCTCTTGGCCGGCGGCGGCGTTGGACAGGCCCTGGGCGACCCCGGCAGAGCCGCCGACCGGCGCCGCGCTCGACGAGATCATGCGGGCGGCGTCGGAGCGGGAGCCGCCCCCGGTCACGCCGGAGGAGATGCGGAACACCGCGATGTTCCTGGGCATGGGGAGGGACCTGGCCAACGGGCGGCTGGAGCTCGTGCGGGGCGGAAAGCTGTCGGTCCGGTGGGACGTCCCGTCGAACCTCCTGCTCTACAGCGTGGAAGAGCGGCTCGCCCAGGACATCGTGGCGCAGCTCGGCGGCGCTTACGCGGTCTCGCCTTTCTGGCGGTTCGCGCACCTGCCCATCACCGTCCACAGCCTCGGCGGCTGCCGGATGAGCGACAGCGAGGAGCACGGCGTCACGAGCGGCCTCGGCGAGGTGTTCAACTATCCAAACCTCTTCGTCCTCGACGGCGCGATCCTGCCAGCGGCGACCGGCGTGAACCCGTCGCACACCATCGCCGCGGTGACCGAGCGGAACATCGAGCGGATCATCCGCCGGATCACGGGCGAGCCGGGCTGGACACCGCCGGAGCGGGCGCACGCCGCGCCCTATGCGGATCCGCTGACGGCCATCGCGATACCGGCCGCAGGGACGGCGCCGCCGCGGCATCCGGGGCTTGGTCTGACGTTCCGGGAGCGCCTCTCCGGCTCCTGGGAGAGCACCCCAGGAGCGGCCGCCGACCGGCGAGCGGCGCCTCGCCAGGTGCGCCTTCACCTGCGCATCACGATCTCCTATCTGGCGAGGTTCATCTCCGATTCGGCGCACCCAGGGCTCGTGACGGGGACGCTGTCGGCGGGAGGGCTGACCGCGGGAGAGACTCCGATCAGGGAGGGCGTCTGGAATCTTTTCGTCGCCACAGGGACCGGCCCGGAGCGAGAGATACGCTACGTGCTTCCCTTCGACGGCGCCGACGGCCGGCGGTTCACGCTGCGCGGCGCGCGGGTGTTCCGGCCGCGCAGCGCCTTCGCCTTATGGCGGCTGTGGAGGGAGAGCGTCGTGCTCCCCTTCCGGATCCAGGAGGGGGATGACGAGCACGGGAGCGCGGTTGGCGAGGGGGTGGCGCGGCTCCGGCCGATTGACGTGGTGCTTCTCCTTCTGTCGTTCCGCGTCTCGGGGGCCGCGGCCCTGAGCGACAAGGCGCGTGCGCTTTTCGGCTTCGTCGCGTTTTTCCTCCTCTCTCTCCTCCGGATCGCGCGGGGGCGATCCTCAGGGGCCATCGAGCAGTAA
- a CDS encoding tetratricopeptide repeat protein, which produces MLNNGPEPYVRRFAGFLEAASRGVPVRQAFQQAIADIPSEQLDQQFRSYLVGPRLIKKVGPYAPPPPPPPQTERAMNDAEVHVLWARLKSWDGDERAWAAAHLEEALAHEPNSPEARLWRGRLWIAEGRLREAEQELTVALAARPMDPRYLLAMGRLLYTLASHRVITTLDAMGRAAPLVDRLSRAASTATQLNFVARYRIEHRELDEAQTFIRRALKTDPGCASCYDTYGMLLLMQGRVTEAISAAGHALDLVPEGSESPVIEARLRCFLAHEQAARDGAPTRAEKCFDPLRR; this is translated from the coding sequence ATGCTGAACAACGGTCCCGAGCCCTACGTGCGGCGCTTCGCCGGATTTCTCGAGGCAGCCTCGCGAGGCGTGCCCGTGCGGCAGGCCTTCCAGCAAGCCATCGCCGACATCCCGTCCGAGCAGCTCGATCAGCAGTTCCGGAGCTACCTCGTGGGCCCGCGGCTGATCAAGAAGGTGGGCCCCTATGCGCCCCCGCCGCCTCCGCCGCCGCAGACCGAGCGCGCGATGAACGACGCCGAGGTCCACGTGCTCTGGGCGCGTCTCAAGTCGTGGGATGGTGACGAGAGGGCCTGGGCGGCGGCGCACCTCGAGGAGGCGCTCGCTCATGAACCGAACAGCCCCGAGGCCCGCCTCTGGCGCGGGCGCCTCTGGATCGCCGAGGGCCGCCTCAGGGAGGCGGAGCAGGAGCTCACGGTGGCGCTCGCGGCGAGGCCGATGGATCCTCGGTATCTCCTGGCGATGGGGAGGTTGCTCTACACGCTGGCGAGCCATCGCGTCATCACGACCCTCGACGCCATGGGACGCGCCGCCCCGCTCGTCGACCGTCTGAGCCGCGCCGCATCCACCGCGACGCAGCTCAATTTCGTGGCCCGATACCGCATCGAGCACCGCGAGCTCGACGAGGCACAGACGTTCATAAGGCGCGCCCTGAAAACCGACCCGGGCTGCGCGTCCTGCTACGACACCTACGGCATGCTGCTCCTCATGCAGGGTCGAGTCACGGAGGCCATCAGCGCGGCGGGGCACGCGCTCGATCTCGTGCCGGAAGGGAGTGAAAGTCCGGTCATCGAGGCGCGTCTCCGCTGCTTCCTCGCGCACGAGCAGGCGGCGCGGGACGGCGCGCCGACGCGCGCGGAGAAGTGCTTCGACCCGCTCCGACGGTGA